AACACCTGATAGTGCAACCACCGTCCGCTGGTTGGTTGGCGAATAAGGATATTGATATGACGACTGATCAATCATCACGTAGCCTTGAAAAAAACAATCTTGCAAAGGGCAGTCTGGTCACTGATAAAGTGATGAATGACGGTTTGATCAAAGAGCCCTTATTACAAGATAGCGCTGCCACTCAACCGCCCTTTGTGGATGAGCATGATTTCGATATTCGCTTGGCGGATAATGAGAACTATGATGGGCTGACGTTCGAGGTGATTGAAGCGGAAGTCGCTGAAGGTAAGCGGGTAGTCAGTCGCGGTGTTTATTTAGCGCCCAACTTGATCACCACTTTATCGCTGCTGTCAGGCTTTTATTCTATTTTAGCCAGTACCCAAGGTGAGTTCTATAAAGCCTCTTTAGCGATTTTCTTATCGGCTATTTTGGATGGTGCAGATGGTCGGGTAGCGCGTATGTTAAATGCGCAAAGCCCCTTTGGTGAGCAGTATGATTCGCTTGCCGATATGTTAGCTTTTGGTGTCGCACCGGCAATCTTAATTTATAGCTTTGCTTTGCAGCCGTTGGGTCGCATTGGATTGGGCTGTGCTTTTGTCTTTACTGCCTGTGCTGCCTTCCGTCTAGCACGTTTTAACGTTCAGATTGGTGAGGTTGATAAAAAATACTTTGTTGGTTTGGCCAGTCCGCTTGCCGCTATTTTGGTCACAGCGGCTGTTATGGTTGCCGTTGATCACAATCAATGGATCGGACAATACGATACGCTTGTGATGTTTTTATTTGCTGCTTGGGTCGTTATTTGCGGTTTGCTTATGGTTAGCAATGTCAAATACTATAGCTTCAAAGAGTTTGATAAGAAGAAAGTCCCTTTCGTGGTGCTTATCGTTGGTGTATTGGTCATGAGTATCGTGTTATATGATATTCCAGTCGGCATTTTAGCGATTGGTGTTATTTATGCCTTGTCAGGTATTGTTAGCACCTTACAAGCCAAAGCGACCAGTTAATACTATAGCTTTTTATAGTATTAACTTAAGAAACGCAAAAAAACCGCTTATTTTTTAATAGGCGGTTTTTATTTGCGTGCTAGTTTTTGATTCTATTGGGCACTGAAATATAGCTCTGATAGAGATAAGCACAACAATGGAAAAGTTAAAATAAAACAACACAAATAGCTATTGATTGGGTTCAATATTAAAGCCTTATACAATGCTATTGTATGCAATCTATATAAAGTTTATACGATGAGCCTTCCTATAACGCCATTTGATAACTAAGCCTAGGTTATTATGCTGAACTTACCTATTTTGAATCGCCTATTACCTGTTTCAAGGACCTCAAACAATTTGTTGAGAGGTTTGATGGCAAGCGCTTTATTTTCATTGTCACTTATTTCAGTCTCTACACATGCCACTACTAGTAATTCAGTAAGTACAATATCTCGTGCTGAAGCTGCCAATCCAGCTAATTTTAAGCATCTAAATATCAATGGTAGTGCAGTAACTTCCGCATCAGCACCGTGCTCTATTAAAAAAGGGCTGATTGCTTGTGGTCTTGAAAAGCTTAAACTAATCAATAGCAGTATTAACGAAGTAGATGCGGATTATGATTTGGCACAAGCTTTTTACTATCCATCAAAATCGCAGCCTAAGACAGCGGTTGTTGTCATTATCCGTTCTGGTCTCATGGATGATAGTGTGAGTGCAGAACGTTACCGCATTAGTTTTACCTTAAAAGGCAAGCCGTCTGATTTAAATTGGCAATGGGTGCAGTATGGGGTGCAATATCAATGTGTTCGCGGTAATAAAGTAGGGAAATGGACGAAAAGTCTTTGTCCTTAATGGAATATTGCATTGAAAGCCAAGCCTAGTATTTTTAACCAAGTAAAAATAAACCCTAATAATCTCTTGACCCCCTATAAAAACAGCGTATACTGCCACCCAGTCGGAGAGGAAGGCAGGTTGGAGTGGTTTATCGCTTAGAGAGTTTAGCCAACCGAAAAAATTACTTTTAAGTTAACTGAAATTAAAATAATTTACTTCTTGACTTACTAATTAAAGCGTCTATAATACGCACCTCATTAAGACGAACCGGAAGTAGCTACTGTGTGATTACACAATAACTAACCAGTTAACTTAAAGAAACAAATTAAGAAAAGAAGTTGACAGACTATTAAAACATGATATGATGGTCAGCTCGCTAAATAGGATAAGCCAGATTGGTTTAGCATATTTAGTAAGAATACTCTTACTGGACGACAGTTAGAGACATTATTTAAAAGCATAACTAAAGAACAACTTGTGTGGATTTTTGCTGATTCAGAATGTTAAAAAATAAAGTTGGTTGACTATCTTTTCGATAGAATTCTAACTATAAAAATTATCATTTAAGACAGTAAAAAAACTCAAAGTTAATTCATTACGAACATAATTTTTAGCGATTTTGCCAGATTAGATGAGCCAAGTTTAGAAGTCTCTTTAAAGGACTTCATAGCAAGATTAAACTGAAGAGTTTGATCATGGCTCAGATTGAACGCTGGCGGCAGGCTTAACACATGCAAGTCGAGCGGAAACGATGATAGCTTGCTATCAGGCGTCGAGCGGCGGACGGGTGAGTAATACTTAGGAATCTACCTAGTAGTGGGGGATAGCACGGGGAAACTCGTATTAATACCGCATACGACCTACGGGAGAAAGGGGGCAGTTTACTGCTCTCGCTATTAGATGAGCCTAAGTCGGATTAGCTAGATGGTGGGGTAAAGGCCTACCATGGCGACGATCTGTAGCTGGTCTGAGAGGATGATCAGCCACACCGGGACTGAGACACGGCCCGGACTCCTACGGGAGGCAGCAGTGGGGAATATTGGACAATGGGGGAAACCCTGATCCAGCCATGCCGCGTGTGTGAAGAAGGCCTTTTGGTTGTAAAGCACTTTAAGCAGTGAAGAAGACTCTTCGGTTAATACCCGGAGACGATGACATTAGCTGCAGAATAAGCACCGGCTAACTCTGTGCCAGCAGCCGCGGTAATACAGAGGGTGCAAGCGTTAATCGGAATTACTGGGCGTAAAGGGAGCGTAGGTGGCTCGATAAGTCAGATGTGAAATCCCCGGGCTCAACCTGGGAACTGCATCTGATACTGTTGAGCTAGAGTATGTGAGAGGAAGGTAGAATTCCAGGTGTAGCGGTGAAATGCGTAGAGATCTGGAGGAATACCGATGGCGAAGGCAGCCTTCTGGCATAATACTGACACTGAGGCTCGAAAGCGTGGGTAGCAAACAGGATTAGATACCCTGGTAGTCCACGCCGTAAACGATGTCTACTAGTCGTTGGGTCCCTTGAGGACTTAGTGACGCAGCTAACGCAATAAGTAGACCGCCTGGGGAGTACGGCCGCAAGGTTAAAACTCAAATGAATTGACGGGGGCCCG
The window above is part of the Psychrobacter cryohalolentis K5 genome. Proteins encoded here:
- the pssA gene encoding CDP-diacylglycerol--serine O-phosphatidyltransferase → MTTDQSSRSLEKNNLAKGSLVTDKVMNDGLIKEPLLQDSAATQPPFVDEHDFDIRLADNENYDGLTFEVIEAEVAEGKRVVSRGVYLAPNLITTLSLLSGFYSILASTQGEFYKASLAIFLSAILDGADGRVARMLNAQSPFGEQYDSLADMLAFGVAPAILIYSFALQPLGRIGLGCAFVFTACAAFRLARFNVQIGEVDKKYFVGLASPLAAILVTAAVMVAVDHNQWIGQYDTLVMFLFAAWVVICGLLMVSNVKYYSFKEFDKKKVPFVVLIVGVLVMSIVLYDIPVGILAIGVIYALSGIVSTLQAKATS